The Setaria viridis chromosome 6, Setaria_viridis_v4.0, whole genome shotgun sequence genome contains a region encoding:
- the LOC117861704 gene encoding BTB/POZ and MATH domain-containing protein 1, whose amino-acid sequence MAGQTNSVSVVVKGYGTHQFKVIGYNQNIYNFPISSGTFNIGGYDWRLVYYPRVRSRNEFDNDDYIEVDLELLSKAEVRVMVDLFFFNQITNLPYAVACTKEPMRLTKKIVWAACDLMKLSELESSGYVRDDSIIIQCQVTVILLPGVPKTKSLCEIEVPPPEMAQQFGMLLEDMASADVTFEVGGKSFHAHRLVLAARSPVFKAQLFGSMRDTRMESLVIGEMDPAVFKALLHYIYNESLPNMDSADRANRHEMLCHLLEAADRYAIERLKIICERMLLMDLDVENVAMTLALAEQQHCKQLTHACLEFMEPPEKMEAVVATEGYNKLKREYPALLFKVWEWSVHRSSKN is encoded by the coding sequence ATGGCAGGGCAGACGAATTCGGTGTCGGTGGTAGTGAAGGGTTACGGCACACATCAATTCAAAGTCATTGGGTACAACCAAAATATTTACAACTTCCCCATCAGCTCTGGAACATTCAACATTGGAGGGTATGATTGGAGACTGGTGTACTACCCAAGGGTCCGTAGCCGTAATGAGTTCGACAATGATGACTACATTGAGGTGGACCTTGAGCTGCTCAGCAAAGCTGAGGTAAGGGTGATGGTCgacctcttcttcttcaaccAGATCACAAATCTTCCATACGCTGTTGCCTGCACAAAGGAGCCTATGAGACTAACAAAGAAGATTGTTTGGGCAGCCTGTGATCTTATGAAGCTGAGTGAATTGGAAAGTTCAGGATATGTCCGTGATGATAGCATCATCATCCAGTGTCAGGTGACCGTGATCCTTTTGCCTGGTGTTCCCAAGACCAAATCATTGTGCGAGATTGAGGTACCGCCACCGGAAATGGCACAACAGTTTGGAATGCTGCTGGAGGATATGGCAAGCGCTGATGTTACCTTTGAAGTTGGAGGGAAGTCTTTCCATGCCCATAGGTTGGTGCTTGCAGCCCGTTCTCCAGTCTTCAAGGCACAGCTGTTTGGGTCCATGAGGGACACAAGGATGGAGTCCTTAGTAATTGGTGAAATGGACCCTGCAGTTTTCAAGGCCTTGCTGCACTACATATACAATGAATCGTTGCCCAACATGGATAGTGCTGATAGAGCTAACAGGCATGAAATGTTGTGCCATCTGCTAGAGGCAGCTGACCGCTACGCCATCGAGAGGCTTAAGATCATCTGTGAGCGCATGCTGTTGATGGATCTTGATGTGGAAAATGTGGCAATGACACTAGCTCTAGCTGAACAGCAGCATTGCAAACAGCTTACTCATGCTTGCTTAGAGTTTATGGAACCACCCGAAAAAATGGAAGCTGTGGTGGCAACTGAAGGATACAACAAATTGAAGAGAGAGTACCCCGCTCTTTTATTCAAAGTGTGGGAGTGGAGTGTCCATCGCAGCAGCAAGAACTGA